In one Candidatus Delongbacteria bacterium genomic region, the following are encoded:
- the thrS gene encoding threonine--tRNA ligase has translation MIKIEFPDGNKREYEKGIKAIDVASSISKSLAKNVIAIKVNDSMVDPLYEINEDSKIFFYKFEDKEGREVYWHSSAHIMASAVKRLFPNVKVTIGPSIEEGFYYDFDSEPFTEDDLRKIEKEMAKIVKSGEKFERKNVSKDEALKFFGDQNESYKVEIINDLPDDVQISCYSHGEFTDLCRGPHLANTSKVKEIKLLATSGAYWRGDVTKKMLQRIYGITFPEKEMMDLFLKRREEAAKRDHRKLGKDLKLFTFMQESPGCPFYLPNGMTVRNELINYWRMEHKKDGYMEIQTPIMLNQGLWETSGHWANYRENMFISETEGMTYAIKPMNCPGGILVYNSELHSYRDLPLKVAELGHVHRNEFSGALSGLFRVRSFVQDDAHIYMREDQIKDEILGVLRLVDRIYSTFGIEYDLELSTRPEKSIGTDEAWEIATEGLREALVEYGKGFKINEGDGAFYGPKIDIHLRDAIGRTHQCGTIQLDMNLPARFDMYYIDENSQKKRPVMIHRAIYGSIERFLGLTLEHFGGFLPLWMSPVQVMVIPVSDKFNDAAKRIYNELDENGIRVEIDLRNEKVGYKIREADGIRKTPYMLVIGEKEESGGNLSVRQHKKGDIGEFSKEDFFKMLKEEIKSRKLPDGYKLEL, from the coding sequence TGAAAAAGGGATAAAAGCAATTGATGTAGCTTCTTCAATTAGTAAGAGTCTTGCAAAAAATGTTATAGCTATAAAAGTTAACGATTCTATGGTTGATCCCCTTTATGAAATTAATGAAGATTCAAAAATTTTCTTTTACAAATTTGAGGATAAAGAAGGTAGAGAAGTTTACTGGCACTCCTCTGCTCACATCATGGCTTCAGCAGTAAAAAGATTATTTCCTAACGTCAAAGTGACAATTGGACCATCGATAGAAGAAGGTTTTTATTATGATTTTGATTCTGAACCTTTTACTGAAGACGATTTGAGAAAAATTGAAAAAGAGATGGCAAAGATTGTCAAATCCGGCGAAAAATTTGAACGTAAAAACGTAAGTAAAGATGAAGCCCTGAAATTTTTTGGCGATCAGAATGAAAGCTACAAAGTTGAAATTATAAACGATCTTCCTGATGATGTTCAAATCTCATGTTATTCACATGGTGAATTTACTGATCTATGTAGAGGACCTCATTTAGCAAACACTTCAAAAGTAAAAGAGATTAAACTTCTTGCTACTTCGGGTGCTTACTGGAGAGGTGATGTTACTAAAAAAATGCTTCAAAGAATTTATGGAATCACTTTCCCTGAAAAAGAGATGATGGATCTGTTCTTAAAAAGAAGAGAGGAAGCTGCTAAAAGAGATCATAGGAAACTTGGTAAAGACCTTAAACTCTTCACTTTCATGCAAGAATCTCCTGGTTGTCCATTTTACTTACCAAATGGTATGACAGTTAGAAATGAGCTTATCAACTATTGGAGAATGGAGCACAAAAAAGATGGTTATATGGAGATCCAAACTCCAATTATGCTTAATCAAGGTCTATGGGAAACTTCAGGTCATTGGGCAAATTATAGAGAAAATATGTTTATCAGTGAAACTGAAGGAATGACTTATGCTATCAAACCAATGAACTGTCCAGGTGGAATTTTGGTTTATAATTCAGAACTTCATTCATACAGAGATCTTCCTCTAAAAGTTGCTGAACTTGGTCACGTACATAGAAATGAATTTAGTGGTGCACTCTCTGGACTTTTTCGTGTAAGAAGCTTTGTTCAGGATGATGCTCACATATATATGAGAGAAGATCAAATTAAAGATGAGATTCTAGGCGTATTAAGATTAGTAGATAGGATATATTCTACTTTTGGAATAGAATATGACCTTGAACTTTCTACTAGACCTGAAAAATCTATCGGGACAGATGAAGCTTGGGAAATCGCAACTGAAGGTTTAAGAGAAGCTTTGGTAGAGTATGGTAAGGGTTTTAAAATCAATGAAGGTGATGGAGCATTCTATGGTCCTAAAATTGATATTCATTTAAGAGATGCTATTGGTAGGACTCATCAGTGTGGAACCATACAACTTGATATGAATCTCCCTGCAAGATTCGACATGTACTATATAGATGAAAACTCTCAGAAAAAAAGACCTGTTATGATTCATAGAGCTATTTATGGTTCAATTGAAAGATTTTTAGGTTTAACTCTAGAACATTTTGGAGGCTTTCTACCACTGTGGATGTCTCCAGTACAAGTTATGGTAATCCCTGTAAGTGACAAATTCAATGATGCTGCAAAAAGAATTTATAACGAACTGGATGAAAATGGAATTAGAGTCGAAATAGATTTAAGAAATGAGAAAGTCGGCTATAAAATAAGAGAAGCTGACGGTATTAGAAAAACACCTTATATGTTAGTTATCGGAGAGAAAGAAGAAAGTGGTGGTAATCTATCAGTTAGACAGCATAAAAAAGGTGATATTGGGGAATTTTCTAAGGAAGATTTTTTCAAAATGCTTAAAGAAGAAATTAAATCCAGAAAATTGCCTGATGGATACAAACTGGAATTATAG